The genomic stretch AACCCGAAAAAACAGATACCCTGGGTTTGAAATTAGTGTACAGTCTGGTAAATCAGATCAATGGATCCATGGAAATTAAACGAACTAGGGGAACTAAATTTGTCATTAAATTCTCTGAATTACAATACAAAAATAGAATTTGATTTATCGAGTATTTTTTATTTTTTAAGGAAATACAATTTTCCAAAACATATTCGTTTATTTTAATGATTTAATTTTATTTGTTGATATTAATTTTCCCTATAGTTGGAAACTTTAAGTATAATTGTTAAGAAGACCTTCAAATAAAGAAAAACTATAAAGAGTTAATAAAGGTGGAAAATAAGTTGAATATCACAAAAAAAGATCTAACCACTTTAATATCAAAAATCAGGAAAGATATAGGTCACAAAGAGGTTGAAATAGAAATAGTGGATATATTTTTCGATGAAGAATCTGCTAATATTCTGATTATAACCCCAGACCGTCCGGAAAAATCAGTGATAATTGGCAAAGGGGGTTGGGTGGTAGGTCGACTCCGTGAAGAACTGGGAGTGAATTCCATCCATGTGGAGGCCTATTCAGATTATATGGTACCAGTTTATAGAATGAAACTAGCCCTGAAAAAATTGGAAGAAATAGTTCCAAAATATTCCCCTCCTTTGAATGAACCACTAATGAATTTATCAAACCTTCTAAAACAATTTATAAAAAAACCATATGATTTAGAATCTCTTTTGAAAAACTATAAAACCCCATCCCAGTCGGTTGCTCTAAGCTCCACTTATAACCAAGTGGATTTTAAAGCTAAAGATCTTCATGGAGAGGAAAAGCAAAATGATGATGAACAAGTTAAGCTTCAAACAGTAGTGGCATTATCTGGTGGAGTTGACAGCAGTGCATCATTAATAATTGCTAAAAAACTTG from Methanobacteriaceae archaeon encodes the following:
- a CDS encoding 7-cyano-7-deazaguanine synthase, which produces MNITKKDLTTLISKIRKDIGHKEVEIEIVDIFFDEESANILIITPDRPEKSVIIGKGGWVVGRLREELGVNSIHVEAYSDYMVPVYRMKLALKKLEEIVPKYSPPLNEPLMNLSNLLKQFIKKPYDLESLLKNYKTPSQSVALSSTYNQVDFKAKDLHGEEKQNDDEQVKLQTVVALSGGVDSSASLIIAKKLGFNPIAVTVNPGDIILPRYFRESVENLTCKLGVEHHYLNVEMNDIIEGALEGTFHPCGRCSKTIERAVLDFTRTKNIPFLIYGDLLSTGTQSLHLEENILRINLLALFALKKGDVKKIAGKMKVKKKGGYGCPLVGEVHKKHPHMRRFSIQRVLRETRAGVLEPGEALNQIKGII